The Coregonus clupeaformis isolate EN_2021a unplaced genomic scaffold, ASM2061545v1 scaf0377, whole genome shotgun sequence nucleotide sequence ACACACCCAACTCAACAGGTAAGAGCTGAGGAAAGGAAGCCAGGCCTAGTGATACACACGGTTTTGAGTTTATGGTTCAATTGGTAATAGAAATGGATGGGTTGTTAGTGTTTTTGTGTTAcagagcagcaaggggaactgcccctcTACCTTCAGACTTTGCTCAAACCCTACCTCCAACCTgctctgccacctctggtctcttgaccCTCCCACTCATCCCattcaaagctcttctctgtcctgtgCAACCCTCCCCCCCAACCTACCTCTACAAAGAGTACCTTGATTAATCCTACAGCACCCCCCAACACTAACAGCCTTGCCTTCTTTGGACTAACACTCACGCTACTACCACTGACTTTGGTGattactttattgaggaaaaattacTATGACTACATGTAggctaataaaaaaataaaaataaaaaaacccaGCTGTAACAGTTTAAACCCAACGCATGGCGCAATACCTGGCtgtgtcatcacacagttccatAGTTATTGCTGGAAATAGAGGAGGATATAGCCTACTGttgtacactattctccctattataattcTATATACACTCATCTTCCAACATTACCACGGGTTAAAGAACTGAATGTGGCAATTTTCAGAATGAATCAAACCACCTTTTTCTTTCTtttgtgcgtaaaggctctccaaacctgtttttttttatgattcataaatactttcctaaccctaaataatctacaagatcagagaaTTTTTAAATCTACTAAATGGTGCTGAAACGGAGACAAATATGCATATATTTCTttaattgatccctaatattctataCCCGTTCGCTCGATATATTTGATTGAGTCAGTACaccatatttaaagggatggcttaaaaCCCTATTtaatgaaaactccacgagaaaatctgttggccagcaggtgggagggttttcagcagttgaATTACATTTAATCAGAACCACGTCTGCCATGCCCGTTACGCGACtgaataaggtaagtctgaataccagctactgagaagtgcgtaggaaaggcgtgcgTAAGAAAGGTGTAATTTCCTAAGTGGGAATCGGGCcttttgtgctgtcttgccaactccttgcCCAGACAATAGAAGTCGGctttacagcacaaacagatctgggaccagggtgATGTTGTAGGCGTAATAGCCCCTATTAAAGACGTCTCCCCTTTTGTTCCTCCACAGGATCGGGGGGCTTCTCTCTCACTGGACCAGACCTTTTCCTGGGAGTTCCGCCAATGAATGGAGAACAGCCTGTCTACATGGGAGCGCAAGTATGGAACTCTGTCATTCACTTCATGTTACATATCATCTTTATTTTAGCTCGTAGCTAATTGAGAGCACATTCTCATTCACAACAACAACCTTGGGGAATAGTTGTATTGGAGTGGAGAGGGGTTAATGTAGGTCTACAAGTCACCACGTCTTTTTTGCCCCCTCTTTTTCTCTTTGGCAGACCAATGGGAACTGGCAAGGGCAAAACACGCCCCCCTCTGCCACTTCCCCGGGAAACGACCACTCTGGAGATTCTGACTGATGGTCCCGCCCCCTTTGCGTCGATGACATAGATGGAAATATTGACAACGGAAAAAGACTGAAAGAATGATATCACTCTTACTTGGCTGCAGTTTTTGTATGTCTTTTCTGTTTCTTACTGTCCGATGATACTGTTCATTATGTTTGTATgagttgaatgtgtgtgtgtgtgtgtgtgatgtttagTTGGGATCATGGGTTTCGTTTTCCACTACTTTATATGTTACTGTGGTATGTGGGCAGGGAGGCTTGGGAAATTGCATTACCATTGTTTTATTAGGCTATATTATTAATGCTGTTATTACAACTATTTTACGATTTTTGTTTAAAGCTCAGATATAGTTGCATTTAGAGGATGTGGGGGCAATAGAGAAAATCCAAAGATTTTGTTTGTTTTCTCTTTTCTActgggcttgtgtgtgtgtgtttgtctatatCATGAATGAAGTGTGTGTGCTGGTTATATTAACGGTTTGAATGAATATATCAACAGTGCTGTCATTCTGTACAGTGAGTGAAAAACACCTTTATTCTCTACCTCTTTTACAATAAAGACTCTGTATTCACAGTCAGTTGGTCTGTCTTGATTGGTTGATATCAGCATAAGAGACCTCCTAATACGGCAGAAGAAGTAAAAATTGCACATTAATCATTCCATAGTTTATTGATTTAGATATTTAGAGTAAATTAAGTTACTCATTTATTGATTGAGTTTATATCCCGTCTGTCAATCTACTGTTATTTATGGGCAAGGGGCGACATGAAAATGAAACAGACATGATTGACATGATGGTATTTGGGGTCATTTCAGCATGATATCTCACAGCCCAGCCCTGTCCCTTACAAAGCTGTTTGGTTAGAGTCAGGCATGTGGTTATTTAGCTTCTCACTTCGGGCTTTCTGGTCTGTATTTTTAGAGCTTGCTGCCTCAATCTCTGTTGCCGCCCTGCTGGGGTTATCGCTACTATCGACTATTGATCTACGATCTGATTTGGTGGGAGCATCTGTAGGAGGGACTACGATCACTCTTTCTATGGGCTCATTGGCTATTTTCTCTGATAAGGCAACATAAGTCGGTTCGGGCTGGTGTGAACTGGAGCGACGCTGCAGTGCATTCTGGGTACAGGAGAAGGACCGCTGTCGAGGAGCAGGCTGGGGTAACAGGAAGTGCGGTGTCACTGCTCTCGGGACTTCCTGGGGCCTTTCACGATCTTCGTCCTCTGAGGTAACTTCCTGCAGAGTGCTGATTGGCCGTGGGGGACGCCCCATGATTCTTGGGGTGACCAATGCGGTCACTGATTGATTGAGCTGTGGCCGCCAGTTCTGAGGGGAAGGGCACTGCACTCTGCCCATTGACCAATCACTGTCAAAAGAAGAGGGAGATCATAAGCGTAAGCAGTGATGAATTTGCCTTATCATCAAGATTGGTAAATTGCTAAATGTTATTGTGAGTAGATGTGCCAAATGCCACAAGACCTTACCTTGGCGGAGGCGAGGACATATCCTGATGCCCTATGACACCAGAGAAGGAGGCACTTCTCCCAGGGAGCCCAGGGGAATTCATCCACTGGCTATAGAGCAAGGCACGCTCATCCCACAGCATATCATTGGCTTGCTCCATAGGAATAGGCCCTCTCTGAACCCTGTGAGCCAATAGGAGCTCCAGGACTTGATGATGCATTCCCTCTCGGGCAACATCCAGTGCCCGGCGTCCTCTGCGATCAGACAGATTCTGATTGGCCCCGTTCAGGAGCAGGAACCGGGCGGTGTCGTAGCAACCATGGAGGGCGGAGAGGAACAGAGCAGTCTCACCCTATCAGATAATGGGAGTGGTATATATCAGAGAATGGGAGTGTCGAAGCAATAATATGGGAGTAACCTAAAGTTTAACCATTCTACACAGATTTAACTGAATATAGTTCCTTCGAAGTTCATCTTCCTAAATCTTCATACTAGCATGTGAAGAATCATAAAAGCAGAGGCTTCTGCTGGCCTTGGTACCTTGTTGTCCTGTAGGTCCACTGCAGCACCGTAGCGAGTGAGGGTTCTTGTCAAGGAGAGGTGGTTAACTGAGCATGCCCAGTGGAGGGCTGatctccctgagagagagagtgcattTCAAGTGGAGGAAGGTGAGTGAAGGAAGGTGGGAGTTCagtacagaaagagagggagtaaGTCAGCCAGTGAACAAACATTATACAACAGAGTCAAGCCCAAAGGGTGAAAGACGAGGAAGAGGGTGATTTTGAAAGAGAGGAAATGGGAATGCAAATGATGGTGAGGGACCAGTGAATCAGcccgagagggagagagagagagatagtgtgagagagagatagaggaagagaaagagagagagagaagagcaaggGAGGTTAATATGGTACATCCACACTGCCTGGGCACTAGGGCACATTAACTTCTGTATCGGTTTGAGAGGAGGGCAGAAGGGGTGCTGTAGAGAGGAATGGAAGGGAAGAGTGGGAAGCCATGGAGGTTTTACcagaacagaagagaagagaagggacaCAAAAAGGGACGTGACATGGGGAGgaccagagagagatggggtcAGTTACACTGGTTACTCAACCCCTCAAAGTAATACAATATAGTAATATGTATGTGAGGCAGTGTGTTTATAAGCTCGTTATTACACCTATGGACGCTACATAACATTTATGGGCATTTGTTCCATGCAATAtagattttttaaatacatttgcacaataatCATCCCATGACACTCTACAGGGAAGTTGAGTTTACTTGGTTTATTTTACCGTTTAGCCTACATTTTGGTTAATAATATCATTGGGAAATTGGGAGAGTAAAGTAATACCAGTGTGGTCTGTGTTGTTGACCGGCACCCCAGCTCGTAGCAGCTCCAGGACCACACGGTCAAGCCCACTCCGGACCGCACGAATCAGGACCACTGACCCATCTGGACCACACCACTGAACCGAAGCAGACTGTCAACATAATGTTTGGTTTGGTCAAAATAGAatactgtaaataataaccaGCTTAATCTACAATTTAAATAAACATATTGACATTTATGTGAATATTTATGGAACTCACTTGATTGGGTGTTCTGTGATGTGGAGACGGGACAGCATTTCTCTCCCATCCTCTTGGGGGAGCTAAAAGTGGAGCTGAAAGTCAATTTAGTTACATGCTTGTGCAAACCGTAAATTGTGACCAgttaaaggctctccaaacctgttaaTGTAAGGGAATAATTAATAATTTTACAAGCCTATTAATACAGTATGTTAACCATTATCAGGAGGTGATCTTACGTTGTATGGGTGTTTGTGGGTGGCTCGGAGTCGGAGGGCTGCGGTAGTGCTTCTGCTCTTGAGTTCGGTGGTCACAGATGGACCTGTTGATGTCCTCCATTGAACTCTGGGTAAAGTCAGTGTCACTTCCGATATCCAGGTCCTTTTTCAGGGGCCTGAAATCATACGTTATGCTGTGAATAGCAGTACTTTGTACATGGGATATGACTACAGTATCACTAATATTGTGTAAAATAGAGATAGTCCAACACAACAGTTTTACCTTACAGACATTGTAAATGACCCTAATGAAAACAACTGAAAGCCATACAACCCATTACAATGAAGCATACTGTTATCTGATCACAGCACTGTTGATTTGCTAGACTGAACATCCTCTAACTTCTCCCATAATCATTCATCTTCACTCACCGCAGTCGAATTGCATCCTCCCCCAGTGGCTCTCTGCGTCTTTTCTTCTCAGCCTCCTTTGCTTTCTTCTTCTTTATCCCgttcctgtctttctctctccctgtcctgcccCTCTGCTCTCGGTGGGGTGTGTGCTGTGCCCATGCCTTGGCCACATGGTCTCCGCTGTCATTCTCAGTGACAGTGGATCTgtgcctaaccctctctcctcctcctcctcctccctccctctccgctCGTCGTCGTCTCACCCTTCTGATCACCAAGACAACCATCAAGACCAAAGCCAGTACCAGGCCCGTTGCCATGCCGATCACAGCCCATAGCCATGGAGGTGTTGCTCCTGTGCGGAGAAGGGGGGCAGAGATATTAGGTGGTactcacatttacacacacacacacacacacacacacacacacacactcagtcttacacacacacacacacacacacacacacacaggataacaGGATACATACCATTAGTTTCCTCTTTTTCCTCAACTgggtcctcctctctccctcctatttCCTCCCCGACCCCTCTTACACTAATAAGGGCCTTTAATTCTGGGTGAGAGGGGACTGACGCACGAGTCGATGATGTAGCAGCCCGTAGGAAGTTAGCTGCTTCGATGGCGTACGGGAAACAGGTAGAGGGCAGACGGGAGCATGGCCTGTTATCCACTTGCAGGAATAGGAGAGAGCTGTttaagagagatggggagattgATGAGATGTTAACCAAAGGGACTAGGATAAGGTAAAACATTTGGGGAAGCAAAATCGTCATCTCTTTATAGTTACCCATTTGAGTCATCCGAGGAAGCTTGAGCCAGCAGATTTTCGAGCTGCTGGGGATTAAATGTGAAGAGGTCCTTGTTGGGGTCAAGGGGCGCCGTGCCGCGCAATTTGAGAGGCGTCTGAAGGAGGGTGCTGAGGGCCCAGAGAAGGGAACTGTTGGAGAATGTGCCGTGTTGCAGGGGGACGCGGGTGTGCAGGAGCAGGGTGCCCTTAGCCCACAGAGGGTTGTGGTGCCTGTGACAGTCACTCCCGTCCCAGCCACAGGCGGCGCTTTCACAGCCCTGGTCACAGTAAGAGTTGGCATAGTGGTCTCGGCAGTAGTGGATGTGGCCTGAACTGAGAGGGGGGATAGTTGGAGGGATGCAGAGAAAGCGTGAACCCCAGTTGAAAAATCTTGATGTATAAAAAAGGAAAGTGAGAGTGATAAAGAGTAAAGAGCAGGGTGTGTTTCATTCCAGGAAGATGTTCTCTCCCCTCTGCCCTTATTCACTCCCCTCACCATGAATATGAGACTACTGGGTAAGAGTAAGTCACCATATTGCTTTCACATATCCAGTCCTGTCAGATCCATGAAGGAGAGTGAACAAAGGGAAGAGGGGATGGAACATCTTCCTGGAATGAAATGTAGCCCAGATCTCCCTGCTGCTACAGTGTCTTACTTGCAGTGTCCTTTGTCCCTCAGACAGTCGAACCCGTCTCTCAGACACTCGGGCTCGGTGCACTCCTTATCACATGACCCATCTCCAAACTTGGCCTTACACTGTCTGGACGGACATAGGGCCCAGGGGTCACCACCGGGAGATGCTGCTGCTGATTAGGGAggaatcacacacagacacagacacacacacacaaaggttagATTCCAGCTTGACACTAATACACTAACTTAAACTGAATCACTTTGGATAGAAGCATCCATTAACTacaatactgtattactgtatcaCGCAAGAACCTGTGCTTTGACCTACATTTTCAAGCTGTGTATTGTGTAGGCCTATGTGTATCTATCACCACCAAGCATTCATTGTTAACAATGCTTGGTACCGTGCAGGCCATGCAGGCTATGAATGGTGTGTCCTTGGCATGAAGCATGAAACGGGAAATAGGAGGCCTGACACAAACAGGAAGTTTCCAAGAGAGGCGAATAGCAACAGGAAATGGAGTGGGCTGGGACTGGACGAAGGTCGGAGGTCGTCACCCTGGCGATGAGGAATGTAATGGAGTGGGACAATGGAGAGGCTTGGCAGGTGTGTGAGGGACAATTCAATCATAGCACAGGAGAACTGGGATTAGACATGATGTACTGTATAGCAGTGAACATTCAAGGAAATGCTGTACAATCTTTGACTGCTATGCAAGCAAAGTACTTTTTGGTTAGTCATAACTTTAAATCAGGGACACATTCAAGCAGCATCTTATAAAGTGATGATGAAAGGATGTGAGAGCAATATATGTCAAGTACGTCACAGTATTTTCTCCTAATGATATATCCTCAGAAATCGATATAACATAGAAGTGAGAACATCAATGTAAAAC carries:
- the LOC123484631 gene encoding neurogenic locus notch homolog protein 1-like isoform X2; this translates as MMLVLWTAVLLGLSRWCRAASPGGDPWALCPSRQCKAKFGDGSCDKECTEPECLRDGFDCLRDKGHCNSGHIHYCRDHYANSYCDQGCESAACGWDGSDCHRHHNPLWAKGTLLLHTRVPLQHGTFSNSSLLWALSTLLQTPLKLRGTAPLDPNKDLFTFNPQQLENLLAQASSDDSNGSLLFLQVDNRPCSRLPSTCFPYAIEAANFLRAATSSTRASVPSHPELKALISVRGVGEEIGGREEDPVEEKEETNGATPPWLWAVIGMATGLVLALVLMVVLVIRRVRRRRAEREGGGGGGERVRHRSTVTENDSGDHVAKAWAQHTPHREQRGRTGREKDRNGIKKKKAKEAEKKRRREPLGEDAIRLRPLKKDLDIGSDTDFTQSSMEDINRSICDHRTQEQKHYRSPPTPSHPQTPIQPPLLAPPRGWERNAVPSPHHRTPNQSASVQWCGPDGSVVLIRAVRSGLDRVVLELLRAGVPVNNTDHTGRSALHWACSVNHLSLTRTLTRYGAAVDLQDNKGETALFLSALHGCYDTARFLLLNGANQNLSDRRGRRALDVAREGMHHQVLELLLAHRVQRGPIPMEQANDMLWDERALLYSQWMNSPGLPGRSASFSGVIGHQDMSSPPPSDWSMGRVQCPSPQNWRPQLNQSVTALVTPRIMGRPPRPISTLQEVTSEDEDRERPQEVPRAVTPHFLLPQPAPRQRSFSCTQNALQRRSSSHQPEPTYVALSEKIANEPIERVIVVPPTDAPTKSDRRSIVDSSDNPSRAATEIEAASSKNTDQKARSEKLNNHMPDSNQTAL
- the LOC123484631 gene encoding neurogenic locus notch homolog protein 3-like isoform X3; amino-acid sequence: MMLVLWTAVLLGLSRWCRAAASPGGDPWALCPSRQCKAKFGDGSCDKECTEPECLRDGFDCLRDKGHCNSGHIHYCRDHYANSYCDQGCESAACGWDGSDCHRHHNPLWAKGTLLLHTRVPLQHGTFSNSSLLWALSTLLQTPLKLRGTAPLDPNKDLFTFNPQQLENLLAQASSDDSNGSLLFLQVDNRPCSRLPSTCFPYAIEAANFLRAATSSTRASVPSHPELKALISVRGVGEEIGGREEDPVEEKEETNGATPPWLWAVIGMATGLVLALVLMVVLVIRRVRRRRAEREGGGGGGERVRHRSTVTENDSGDHVAKAWAQHTPHREQRGRTGREKDRNGIKKKKAKEAEKKRRREPLGEDAIRLRPLKKDLDIGSDTDFTQSSMEDINRSICDHRTQEQKHYRSPPTPSHPQTPIQPPPRGWERNAVPSPHHRTPNQSASVQWCGPDGSVVLIRAVRSGLDRVVLELLRAGVPVNNTDHTGRSALHWACSVNHLSLTRTLTRYGAAVDLQDNKGETALFLSALHGCYDTARFLLLNGANQNLSDRRGRRALDVAREGMHHQVLELLLAHRVQRGPIPMEQANDMLWDERALLYSQWMNSPGLPGRSASFSGVIGHQDMSSPPPSDWSMGRVQCPSPQNWRPQLNQSVTALVTPRIMGRPPRPISTLQEVTSEDEDRERPQEVPRAVTPHFLLPQPAPRQRSFSCTQNALQRRSSSHQPEPTYVALSEKIANEPIERVIVVPPTDAPTKSDRRSIVDSSDNPSRAATEIEAASSKNTDQKARSEKLNNHMPDSNQTAL
- the LOC123484631 gene encoding neurogenic locus notch homolog protein 1-like isoform X1, which produces MMLVLWTAVLLGLSRWCRAAASPGGDPWALCPSRQCKAKFGDGSCDKECTEPECLRDGFDCLRDKGHCNSGHIHYCRDHYANSYCDQGCESAACGWDGSDCHRHHNPLWAKGTLLLHTRVPLQHGTFSNSSLLWALSTLLQTPLKLRGTAPLDPNKDLFTFNPQQLENLLAQASSDDSNGSLLFLQVDNRPCSRLPSTCFPYAIEAANFLRAATSSTRASVPSHPELKALISVRGVGEEIGGREEDPVEEKEETNGATPPWLWAVIGMATGLVLALVLMVVLVIRRVRRRRAEREGGGGGGERVRHRSTVTENDSGDHVAKAWAQHTPHREQRGRTGREKDRNGIKKKKAKEAEKKRRREPLGEDAIRLRPLKKDLDIGSDTDFTQSSMEDINRSICDHRTQEQKHYRSPPTPSHPQTPIQPPLLAPPRGWERNAVPSPHHRTPNQSASVQWCGPDGSVVLIRAVRSGLDRVVLELLRAGVPVNNTDHTGRSALHWACSVNHLSLTRTLTRYGAAVDLQDNKGETALFLSALHGCYDTARFLLLNGANQNLSDRRGRRALDVAREGMHHQVLELLLAHRVQRGPIPMEQANDMLWDERALLYSQWMNSPGLPGRSASFSGVIGHQDMSSPPPSDWSMGRVQCPSPQNWRPQLNQSVTALVTPRIMGRPPRPISTLQEVTSEDEDRERPQEVPRAVTPHFLLPQPAPRQRSFSCTQNALQRRSSSHQPEPTYVALSEKIANEPIERVIVVPPTDAPTKSDRRSIVDSSDNPSRAATEIEAASSKNTDQKARSEKLNNHMPDSNQTAL